TATTGAAGTGGGTCCTCGAGATGTGAAAGAAAATAGTATCGTCGTAGTTCGAAGGGACGATTCCGTGAAAGAATCTCTTCCTCTTGAGGGATTTGGAGAGAAATCGAAAAAAATATTAGGCGATATTCAAACGGGGTTATTCAATAAGGCAAAGGCTTTTAGGGAAGAAAATACAAATAAAATAGATTCGTATGATGATTTAAAGGAATATTTTGCATCAAATAGGGGGTTTGCTTTGTCTTATTGGTGTGGCTCATCCGAGTGTGAGGGTGAAGTCCAACAAGAGACTAAGGCGACGATAAGGGTAATACCGTTTGACCAACCGGGTGAGAAGGGGAAGTGTATAAAATGCGGAAAAGAATCGGATACCGAAGTTGTCTTTGCCAAAGCCTATTAAGGTAATAATTATAAGGGAAACGTTATGAATGAAAATTTGGAAACTACTCCGGAAGAGCATTCAGAAGAAAGCAGCGCTTCGTCCTCAAATGAACCAGGCATTTTAAGGAAGATATTTAAAAATCCGTTCGGACATATCAGAGCCGGATGGAGAATGGTAGTCTATCTGATTATTTTAATCTCAATTACTTTTCCTCCTATGTACGTATTCAATAATCTGAAATCACACATACCGGGTGGAAAAGGAATGCACTCACCGGGGTTGATTGTGCTTTATATTGTGCTTGTAAGCACTTTTACATTCGCGGCATATCTTACTCTTAAACGGATTGATAAAAGACCATTTCGATTACTCGGGCTTTGGTTCTCGCCAGGGTGGTTTAAGGAATATTATATCGGACTGGGTTTCGGGTTCGGTACGATAACAATTACATTTCTTATATTATGGCTAACGAAGCTTGTGGATGTGTCTATGGGAACATGGGATTTAGGGTTACTGTTATTCTTAATAAAATTATTTATTCTCTTTGCGTTTGCAGGAGCGTTAGAAGAATTGATGCTGCGTGGATATTTCTTTCAAGCTTTCATAGAGGGATCAAATAAATTTATTGCTATGTTAATACTGAGCATGATTTTTTCGGCAATTCATATGTTTAATCCGAACTGGTCGGCAGGTGGAGCTATAAATATCTTTTTGGCAGGATTTATGCTTAGTATCGCCTATATAAAAACCCGTTCGCTCTGGCTGCCGATAGGATTGCATATGGGATGGAATTGGACACAAGGACCGTTATGGGGGATGAATGTCAGCGGAACAACGATGGAGAAAAGTATTCTTGTCTCGCCTCCGCAGGGACCGGAACTATTAAGCGGTGGAGAGTTCGGAGCCGAAGGAAGCCTGATCGCTACATTGATCATTATTTTAATATCCTGGTATATGTGGCGCGCAGAATGGATTAAACCCTCTGAAGCAAACAGCGAATTATGGAAGAAATATCCCGCGAGTTATGGAGTTTCTCCCGAAGAATCTGAGATCTAATGCCGATATTAAAATCCGAGGGAGTTGTTCTCCGAAGGATAAAATATGGCGAAACAAGTCTGATAGCGACGCTGTATACAAAAAGCTCCGGAAAGATATCGCTTATTGCCAAGGGAGCGCGCAAACCTAAAAGCAAATTTGTCGGATCACTTGAACCCGCTACTCACTCATCAGTGATTTATTATCATAAAGAGTCCCGTGAAGTTCAGGTGCTGTCCGAAATCGAGATTATTAACGCTAATATATATATTAGTGAAAATCTCAGAAAATCTGCTGTGGCGTTGGCAATCGTAGGTCTTGTGGATAGCGTTATGTCGGGAACGGAATCCAATGAAGAGTTGTTTGAGCTTTTGACCGGGACTCTATCGGCACTGAATGACACTGAGTATGACGTTGCCTTGCTATGGTATTTTGAGATTAATCTTCTACGTCTGCTCGGGTTTGGAATTGATATACATAATCCGGAAGGGCTGAGCAGTGGAGAAAAGCTGAAAGGCGAACCATTAGCAATGTTTGAAAAGATTGAAAAAGCAAATCTTCCTGATATAGGAATTAATGGTTTTACCAGAGGAACATTCAAAAAGCTCAATCGGTTTTTCAGCAGATACCTTGAGTATCATATAGAGGGAGCCAATAAAACCAAGGCGTTAAAATTTGTGGACAGTCTGATTTAATATTCCCTTGGTTATTGCGGATTATCAGAATATTGCTATCTTTCAGTTAGAGCTGGCTGGATAAGTAAATGAGACGAATGGTTTAAGAAATGGATTATAATTATCAGGAAAGGGTAACGTACTTCGGCAGAGGAGTCTCTTCTGCCATCAAAATTCTTATTGTAGCGAATGTAGCGGTATTCCTTCTCGAGAATATGCTCGGAATTGAGCCGCTGCTTAACCGATATCTCGGACTTGTTCCGAGTTCTGTAATAAACGATTATTATGTTTGGCAACTTTTCACATATATGTTCCTTCACGGCGGACTCTGGCATCTTGTAATAAATATGGTAGTGCTGTGGATGTTCGGCAGCGAGATAGAGAGATACTGGGGCAGGAAAGAATTTCTCGGATATTTCTTTATTACAGGAGTCGGCTCAGCGATTCTCACTACGGTATTTTCCTATAACAGTTCTGTTCCAATCGTAGGCGCATCCGGAGCGATCTACGGTGTTCTCCTTGCGTATGGAATGATGTTTCCAAACAGAACAATACTTTTATATTTTCTGATACCGGTTAAAGTTAAGTATTTTGTCCTGTTTATTGGAGGTGTGGCATTTATCAGCAGTATAACTGACAAGACCGGCTCTATAAGTCATCTGACACATCTGACAGGAATGCTGATCGGATATATTTATATGAAATCGAATGTAAGGATTTCAAACTTAAGTAAGTCTTTCGGCAAACTGAAAATAAAAAGAGAGGTGAAAAAAGCCGATCGCGTTCGCAGGAGCTATGAGAATGTAAGACAGGAAATTGATTCAATACTCGACAGAATCAACGAAGTGGGTTATGAAAATCTTACAGACGATGAAAAGCAGAAACTTGAAGAAGCCAGTCGGGTCATCTCCAAAGATAAAAATAACAGTAATTAAATTTTCCACTATTAAAGGATAAGATTGATTGACCTAACTGATAAAGTTATTATAATCACTGGTGGGTCGCGCGGAATAGGCGCCGCTACCGCTGTTGCCGCCGCCGGTCAGGGTGCAAAAGTATTAGTTAATTTCAACAGTGATGAAAATTCAGCCCAATCTGTAGCAAGTAAGATAAAAGAATCTGGTGGAAGCGTCTTTATTTATAAAGCAGACGTATCAGATATGACTTCGGTACAGGATATGGTAAACAGCGCATTAGAAAAGTGGGGTAAGATAGATGTGCTGGTTAACAATGCCGCTATCTGGAAACAAGCGGCGATCGACAATATGTCGGATATGGATGTTGAGACAACTATGACCGTTAACTTTAACGGAACGCTCAATTGCATAAGAGCGATAGTTCCTACTATGAAGAAGCAAAAGAGCGGGAGCATAATAAATATATCTTCAACGGCAGCTCAAAGAGGAGAGGCGTTTCATTCGCACTATGCCGCGAGCAAGGGAGCCGTCGCATCATTAACAAAATCACTTGCATCAGAACTTGGACCCGACGGCATAAGGGTAAATGTAGTTTGTCCCGGATGGACATATACCGATATGACGACAGAGGTGTTTAAGGGCGGCAGCGATAAGATTATTTCCGAAACTATTCCGCTCAGAAGAATCGGGACACCTGAAGATTGTGCCTCAGCTATCGTATTTCTTGCATCGGACGACTCTTCTTATATTACGGGAATTTCTTTAAATGTAAACGGTGGGTCAGTTCTCACCGGCTAAAGTAACTCTGTTCCTACCGGACTCTTTTGATTTGTAAAGAGCCTCATCAGCGCTTTTAACAAAATCTTCACAACTGTTTAATTCTTTCTTTTGTTCAGCAACTCCTACACTAACCGTAAGATTTCCTCCCGGCTGAGCTTCTTGATTATCGAATTGTGCATTTTCAATTGTTCTTCTTATCTTTTCTGCAACAAGTTTAGCGCTTATAAGAGGTGTTTCAGGCAATAAAACAGCAAATTCTTCGCCCCCATAACGAGTGACATAATCGGTTTTACGAACGGTCTTTGAAAACAACTGAGCCACACTTACTAAAACAACATCGCCTGCGGGATGTCCGTTAGTATCGTTATAATTTTTAAAATTATCTATATCTATCATTAAGAGGCTGAGAGGATTTTGATACCTTCTTGACCGTTCCATTTCCTGCGTTAACTGGTTCATAAAAAAGCGATGATTATATATTTTAGTCAATCCGTCAGTAACCGCTTCTTTGTGTGCCTTTTGCTGAGAAATGAGTTGCTTAAAACCGATTGAAACCGCTGCAGCGATTTCATCATAATATTGATTTTTTAAGGAGTCGAAACCCTTTGTTTCGGGGAACAGCAAGATAAGCGAACCTCTTAATCGATCCGGTCCATAAAGCGGATATAGAATCCCGTTGGTTACTTCTTTAGAGGATAGGTTTTCAGGCTCAAGAAATGGAGAATTATCGTCGCTTAAGTTGAAGAGTAACGGTTTACCCTCAATGAGCGAATCGAAATAATTTCGAGTGGGGAAGTCCAATTCTGCCAGCTCTTCTCCTATCATAAGTTCAAAACCTTCCCAGAAAAGCACAGGTCTCATTTCTTCGGTTTCTAAATCTTCTGCGTGAATAAAGCCGACAGTGGCTTCAGTCAGTTCAATAAGTTTTTTCCCCACTTCTCTAAGAAATTCAGATTCTACAAATTTACCTGAAATGCTGTTTAGAAATTTCAAAAGAGAGGAAAGTTCAAATACTCTTCTTTCGGAGACAACGCGGGAACTATCTAGCTTCGATATCACGTCAAAAACAATTTTTTCGCTTACCGGAACAGCATTCTCAGGGTTGTATACCTGCAAATCCGATTGTCTGATATTTAATTGAGCCGAAATTTTATTCCATAACAAGTCTAAAACTTTTGGGGATTGAGTTATCGTCGTTCTGGT
This Candidatus Neomarinimicrobiota bacterium DNA region includes the following protein-coding sequences:
- the recO gene encoding DNA repair protein RecO codes for the protein MPILKSEGVVLRRIKYGETSLIATLYTKSSGKISLIAKGARKPKSKFVGSLEPATHSSVIYYHKESREVQVLSEIEIINANIYISENLRKSAVALAIVGLVDSVMSGTESNEELFELLTGTLSALNDTEYDVALLWYFEINLLRLLGFGIDIHNPEGLSSGEKLKGEPLAMFEKIEKANLPDIGINGFTRGTFKKLNRFFSRYLEYHIEGANKTKALKFVDSLI
- a CDS encoding rhomboid family intramembrane serine protease, encoding MDYNYQERVTYFGRGVSSAIKILIVANVAVFLLENMLGIEPLLNRYLGLVPSSVINDYYVWQLFTYMFLHGGLWHLVINMVVLWMFGSEIERYWGRKEFLGYFFITGVGSAILTTVFSYNSSVPIVGASGAIYGVLLAYGMMFPNRTILLYFLIPVKVKYFVLFIGGVAFISSITDKTGSISHLTHLTGMLIGYIYMKSNVRISNLSKSFGKLKIKREVKKADRVRRSYENVRQEIDSILDRINEVGYENLTDDEKQKLEEASRVISKDKNNSN
- a CDS encoding CPBP family intramembrane metalloprotease, producing the protein MNENLETTPEEHSEESSASSSNEPGILRKIFKNPFGHIRAGWRMVVYLIILISITFPPMYVFNNLKSHIPGGKGMHSPGLIVLYIVLVSTFTFAAYLTLKRIDKRPFRLLGLWFSPGWFKEYYIGLGFGFGTITITFLILWLTKLVDVSMGTWDLGLLLFLIKLFILFAFAGALEELMLRGYFFQAFIEGSNKFIAMLILSMIFSAIHMFNPNWSAGGAINIFLAGFMLSIAYIKTRSLWLPIGLHMGWNWTQGPLWGMNVSGTTMEKSILVSPPQGPELLSGGEFGAEGSLIATLIIILISWYMWRAEWIKPSEANSELWKKYPASYGVSPEESEI
- a CDS encoding GGDEF domain-containing protein, coding for MIDLDIGLTDEIRGQILEITLSKNTVSDLYKSVLEDVSSSEKDGYIFYKNFEFDPKVNDIISIISLTQFNATLLVNGKLEVLDNPKIKHISSSQSDDLKNYSFLFISSPETNYAIVSVISENDIQTLNPSTRTTITQSPKVLDLLWNKISAQLNIRQSDLQVYNPENAVPVSEKIVFDVISKLDSSRVVSERRVFELSSLLKFLNSISGKFVESEFLREVGKKLIELTEATVGFIHAEDLETEEMRPVLFWEGFELMIGEELAELDFPTRNYFDSLIEGKPLLFNLSDDNSPFLEPENLSSKEVTNGILYPLYGPDRLRGSLILLFPETKGFDSLKNQYYDEIAAAVSIGFKQLISQQKAHKEAVTDGLTKIYNHRFFMNQLTQEMERSRRYQNPLSLLMIDIDNFKNYNDTNGHPAGDVVLVSVAQLFSKTVRKTDYVTRYGGEEFAVLLPETPLISAKLVAEKIRRTIENAQFDNQEAQPGGNLTVSVGVAEQKKELNSCEDFVKSADEALYKSKESGRNRVTLAGEN
- a CDS encoding glucose 1-dehydrogenase, which codes for MIDLTDKVIIITGGSRGIGAATAVAAAGQGAKVLVNFNSDENSAQSVASKIKESGGSVFIYKADVSDMTSVQDMVNSALEKWGKIDVLVNNAAIWKQAAIDNMSDMDVETTMTVNFNGTLNCIRAIVPTMKKQKSGSIINISSTAAQRGEAFHSHYAASKGAVASLTKSLASELGPDGIRVNVVCPGWTYTDMTTEVFKGGSDKIISETIPLRRIGTPEDCASAIVFLASDDSSYITGISLNVNGGSVLTG